A window from Drosophila kikkawai strain 14028-0561.14 chromosome 2L, DkikHiC1v2, whole genome shotgun sequence encodes these proteins:
- the Col4a1 gene encoding collagen alpha-1(IV) chain, giving the protein MLPFWKRLLYAAVIAGALVGADAQFWKTAGTAGSIQDSVRHHNRNDPPFPIDDSYDIVDSATVQRGGQLPKNCTAGYAGCVPKCIAEKGNRGLPGPLGPTGPKGVTGYSGLDGPPGDKGQKGDPGPYGLRGEKGERGSRGIPGQPGVAGVQGSAGNPGTPGTPGKDGCNGEDGLPGLMGLSGMAGPRGYIGASGAKGDKGEPAKENGDYAKGEKGEPGFTGQSGFPGPQGGPGEKGERGDTGPYGAKGPRGDHGPKGEKGASCVGTMMPGAKGDKGEKGDPAPGKQGTGTETVIGPKGDKGQTGPAGLAGSRGAPGQAGEMGLDGQKGEKGLPGGPGDRGRQGNFGPPGPSGQKGDRGETGLNGLPGSPGQKGEAGRPGAKGQPGLTGTQGPPGGGSGIPGSPGPIGPRGYTGPPGPQGLSGSDGQPGLQGYPGQKGGTGMPGRPGGEGPPGQKGDKGIAGRDGSPGPVGPIGHQGPPGPEGQKGDSGLPGYGSQGAKGDDGQPGFPGQKGSKGERGFKGNAGVPGDSKLGRPGTPGVAGAPGQKGDAGRPGTPGQKGDMGLKGDVGGKCSSCPSGQKGDKGNRGLDGIPGNPGARGPPGERGYPGDRGHDGINGKTGLPGDRGIDGLPGAPGAEGAPGKDAIEDLSKVEPIKGERGYPGQKGDKGVAGFPGAAGVPGFPGIKGEIGLKGDKGLPGFPGTDGNPGAPGRDGYNGAPGLSIKGEPGNPGFNGLKGDKGTSGNTGIKGEPGTCDASNLTVPFKGDKGDRGETGMKGQPGLQGETGAQGYPGEKGNPGPRGPLGPVGPRGLTGIRGEKGNQGPIGAAGNPGRDGLRGVPGRNGDRGQKGEQGISVAGPPGPQGLDGLQGEKGVRGPPGSQGLPGIDGSVGYPGDKGDAGLPGVAGRPGAVGEKGDLGPIGPIGVPGPPGIPGIDGVRGRDGAKGEPGNPGLVGMPGNKGDRGAPGNDGPKGFNGIAGAPGKRGPAGVHGISGAKGDKGARGLTGNDGPVGGRGAPGPPGLMGVKGDQGPVGAPGEPGLDGLNGEKGNQGLPGMDGAPGMPGDASEKGQKGEPGISGLRGDQGLTGQPGLPGEKGLPGLAVHGRPGPQGEKGETGRSGLDGRDGLNGEKGDQGAVGMWGKPGEKGSMGPPGIPGAPGIDGQPGLQGAPGPVGYPGVQGLKGNAGLPGLDGLKGEIGPVGPQGYIGAQGIKGERGPRGQPGLPAVIDVALLRGDKGSQGERGFTGEKGEQGERGEQGLMGYVGAKGDRGLEGPRGLDGLNGSPGQKGDMGQQGETGFPGLTVKGEKGLPGRSGKHGREGLTGPPGIKGDRGLPGLPGEPGLVGLPGAIGPAGAKGERGLSGSPGKPGEDGFPGAQGQKGDTGFQGIKGERGLPGFQGNKGDKGDQGHQGPPGLAGLPGAKGDTGYPGLDGTEGPAGAPGDRGFTGPKGRDGRDGTPGLPGQKGEPGVRPPPGPKGEPGQPGRDGQKGEVGPPGARGLIGIQGERGEKGERGLIGESGLVGRVGPKGDRGEQGLIGLEGAIGATGAKGEPGAPCSAALDYLTGILVTRHSQNDVVPTCFPGQTELWTGYSLLYVDGNDYAHNQDLGSPGSCVPRFSTLPVLSCGQNNICNYASRNDRTFWLSTSAPIPMMPVEKYEISKYISRCVVCEAPANVIAMHSQSLEIPNCPNGWEGLWIGYSFLMHTAVANGGGGQALQSPGSCLEDFRATPFIECNGAKGTCHFYETMTSFWMVTLESGDSFQKPEQQTIKAGNLLSRVSRCQVCMKNSS; this is encoded by the exons ATGTTGCCCTTCTGGAAGCG gCTGCTGTACGCCGCTGTCATCGCTGGAGCGTTAGTCGGTGCCGACGCT CAATTCTGGAAGACCGCTGGCACGGCCGGATCGATACAGGACTCGGTCAGGCACCACAATAGAAACGATCCCCCATTCCCCATTGACGACAGCTATGACATCGTGGACTCTGCCACCGTTCAGCGCGGCGGACAACTGCCCAAGAACTGCACCGCCGGCTATGCGGGCTGTGTGCCCAAGTGCATTGCGGAGAAGGGCAATCGTGGCTTGCCGGGTCCGCTGGGACCCACCGGACCCAAGGGCGTGACCGGATACTCTGGCTTGGATGGACCGCCCGGCGACAAGGGCCAGAAGGGTGATCCCGGCCCATATGGACTGCGAGGTGAGAAGGGCGAGCGCGGATCACGTGGTATTCCCGGCCAGCCCGGCGTTGCCGGCGTTCAGGGTTCTGCTGGCAATCCTGGCACGCCCGGTACTCCCGGCAAGGATGGATGCAACGGCGAGGACGGTCTGCCCGGCCTGATGGGTCTTTCTGGAATGGCTGGACCGCGCGGTTATATCGGTGCCAGTGGCGCCAAGGGTGACAAGGGTGAGCCGGCCAAGGAGAACGGTGACTATGCCAAGGGCGAGAAGGGTGAGCCCGGTTTTACGGGTCAATCGGGCTTCCCTGGACCCCAGGGCGGTCCCGGTGAGAAGGGCGAGCGCGGTGACACCGGACCGTATGGTGCGAAGGGACCACGTGGTGACCACGGACCCAAGGGTGAGAAGGGAGCTTCCTGCGTTGGTACCATGATGCCGGGCGCTAAAGGAGACAAGGGCGAAAAGGGAGACCCGGCGCCAGGTAAACAGGGCACTGGAACCGAAACAGTAATTGGACCCAAAGGTGACAAAGGACAGACAGGTCCTGCCGGTTTAGCTGGCAGCAGAGGTGCGCCCGGACAGGCTGGCGAAATGGGACTCGATGGACAGAAGGGCGAGAAGGGTCTGCCGGGCGGCCCCGGCGATCGT GGTCGTCAAGGTAACTTCGGCCCCCCAGGACCGTCCGGACAAAAGGGAGATCGCGGTGAGACGGGTCTCAACGGTCTGCCCGGCAGTCCCGGCCAAAAGGGAGAGGCTGGACGTCCTGGAGCCAAGGGTCAACCTGGCTTGACCGGTACCCAAGGACCACCCGGCGGCGGTAGCGGAATTCCCGGCTCTCCCGGACCCATTGGACCTCGCGGATACACCGGACCCCCGGGACCCCAGGGATTGAGCGGATCTGATGGACAGCCTGGTCTGCAGGGCTATCCTGGACAAAAGGGCGGCACTGGAATGCCCGGTCGCCCTGGCGGCGAAGGACCACCGGGACAGAAGGGCGACAAGGGTATCGCGGGACGCGACGGCTCCCCGGGACCAGTGGGACCCATTGGACACCAAGGACCTCCAGGACCCGAGGGGCAGAAGGGTGACTCTGGTCTGCCCGGCTATGGCAGTCAGGGAGCCAAGGGAGACGACGGTCAACCCGG ATTCCCTGGACAGAAGGGTAGCAAGGGAGAGCGCGGATTTAAGGGCAATGCCGGTGTTCCTGGTGACTCGAAACTGGGTCGCCCCGGAACTCCCGGCGTAGCTGGAGCTCCTGGACAGAAGGGTGATGCTGGACGTCCCGGCACTCCCGGCCAAAAGGGAGACATGGGTCTCAAGGGTGACGTCGGAGGCAAGTGCTCGTCCTGCCCGTCCGGTCAGAAGGGCGACAAGGGTAACCGCGGTCTGGACGGCATTCCCGGCAACCCCGGTGCTCGTGGTCCGCCCGGAGAGCGCGGATATCCCGGAGATCGAGGACACGACGGTATCAACGGCAAAACTGGCCTTCCCGGTGACCGAGGTATTGATGGTCTGCCCGGAGCTCCCGGAGCGGAGGGTGCTCCCGGTAAAGATGCAATTGAGGATTTGTCAAAGGTAGAGCCGATTAAGGGTGAACGAGGTTATCCCGGCCAGAAAGGCGACAAAGGCGTTGCCGGATTTCCTGGAGCGGCCGGTGTGCCCGGATTCCCTGGCATCAAAGGCGAGATCGGTCTCAAGGGTGACAAGGGTCTGCCCGGCTTTCCTGGAACGGATGGAAATCCCGGAGCCCCAGGACGTGATGGTTACAACGGTGCCCCCGGCCTTAGCATCAAGGGTGAGCCCGGTAATCCAGGATTTAACGGATTAAAGGGCGACAAGGGTACCTCTGGCAACACCGGTATCAAGGGAGAGCCCGGAACCTGCGACGCCTCCAATCTGACTGTGCCGTTCAAGGGCGACAAAGGCGATCGCGGAGAGACTGGAATGAAGGGACAACCTGGACTGCAAGGCGAAACAGGCGCACAAGGATATCCGGGTGAAAAGGGTAATCCCGGTCCACGTGGCCCATTGGGTCCCGTAGGACCTCGTGGCCTGACTGGAATTCGCGGCGAGAAGGGCAACCAGGGACCTATCGGCGCCGCCGGCAATCCAGGCCGAGATGGTCTTCGCGGCGTTCCCGGACGCAATGGAGATCGCGGCCAGAAGGGAGAGCAGGGCATTTCGGTGGCTGGTCCACCTGGTCCACAGGGTCTCGATGGTCTGCAGGGCGAGAAGGGCGTTCGTGGTCCACCCGGATCGCAGGGTCTGCCCGGTATTGATGGCAGCGTTGGATATCCCGGAGACAAGGGTGACGCCGGCTTACCAGGTGTGGCCGGACGCCCAGGCGCTGTTGGTGAAAAGGGTGACTTGGGCCCGATTGGACCGATTGGTGTTCCCGGACCGCCTGGAATTCCCGGTATCGACGGAGTGCGTGGACGCGACGGCGCCAAGGGTGAACCCGGTAATCCCGGTCTGGTCGGTATGCCCGGCAACAAGGGCGACCGTGGTGCTCCCGGTAATGATGGACCCAAGGGCTTCAACGGCATTGCTGGTGCTCCTGGCAAGCGTGGTCCTGCCGGAGTTCATGGAATCTCTG GTGCCAAGGGCGATAAGGGAGCGCGTGGCTTGACTGGCAACGATGGACCCGTTGGTGGACGCGGTGCTCCCGGTCCCCCGGGCCTGATGGGCGTGAAGGGAGACCAAGGCCCGGTCGGTGCCCCCGGAGAGCCTGGCTTGGACGGTTTGAATGGCGAGAAGGGTAACCAAGGTCTGCCCGGTATGGACGGAGCCCCGGGTATGCCTGGTGATGCCTCTGAGAAGGGACAAAAGGGTGAGCCGGGTATCTCTGGACTTCGTGGAGACCAGGGCCTGACTGGCCAGCCTGGCTTGCCTGGTGAGAAGGGTCTGCCCGGTTTGGCTGTCCACGGACGTCCCGGACCGCAGGGCGAGAAGGGCGAAACCGGACGCAGTGGCCTCGATGGACGTGACGGACTCAATGGCGAGAAGGGTGACCAGGGTGCTGTCGGCATGTGGGGCAAGCCCGGTGAGAAGGGATCTATGGGTCCGCCTGGCATTCCCGGCGCTCCCGGCATCGATGGCCAGCCCGGTCTACAAGGTGCACCTGGACCCGTTGGCTATCCCGGCGTTCAAGGACTCAAGGGCAATGCAGGACTTCCGGGTCTGGATGGACTTAAGGGCGAGATTGGACCCGTCGGACCTCAGGGCTACATCGGCGCTCAGGGCATCAAGGGTGAGCGCGGTCCACGTGGCCAGCCCGGTCTTCCTGCCGTCATCGACGTGGCTCTCCTTCGTGGCGACAAGGGATCCCAGGGAGAGCGTGGCTTCACCGGCGAGAAGGGCGAACAGGGTGAGCGAGGCGAACAAGGTCTAATGGGTTATGTCGGAGCCAAGGGTGATCGCGGTCTGGAGGGACCTCGTGGCCTGGACGGATTGAACGGATCACCTGGCCAGAAGGGCGACATGGGACAACAGGGCGAGACCGGCTTCCCGGGACTCACAGTCAAGGGCGAGAAGGGTCTGCCCGGTCGCTCTGGCAAGCACGGACGTGAAG GTTTGACTGGACCTCCTGGAATCAAGGGTGATCGCGGTCTGCCCGGTCTGCCCGGAGAGCCTGGTCTGGTGGGTCTGCCTGGAGCTATTGGCCCCGCCGGAGCCAAGGGTGAACGCGGTCTGAGCGGCAGCCCTGGAAAACCTGGTGAGGATGGATTCCCCGGCGCCCAAGGACAAAAGGGAGACACCGGATTCCAGGGCATCAAGGGCGAGCGTGGTCTGCCCGGCTTCCAAGGAAATAAGGGAGACAAGGGCGATCAGGGACATCAGGGACCGCCAGGTCTGGCCGGTCTGCCAGGAGCCAAGGGCGATACTGGTTACCCCGGATTAGATGGAACCGAAGGACCAGCTGGTGCGCCCGGTGATCGTGGCTTTACTGGACCAAAGGGACGCGACGGACGCGATGGTACTCCGGGTCTGCCAGGACAAAAGGGAGAGCCTGGAGTCCGACCGCCGCCAGGACCGAAGGGCGAGCCTGGCCAGCCAGGACGCGATGGACAGAAGGGAGAGGTTGGACCCCCCGGAGCGCGGGGATTGATCGGCATTCAGGGTGAGCGCGGCGAGAAGGGCGAACGTGGTCTGATCGGCGAGAGCGGTCTGGTTGGACGTGTTGGACCCAAGGGCGATCGCGGAGAGCAGGGTCTGATTGGTCTCGAGGGTGCCATTGGTGCCACCGGCGCTAAGGGCGAGCCCGGAGCACCATGCTCCGCGGCCCTTGACTACCTCACCGGCATCCTGGTGACGCGGCACAGTCAAAACGACGTGGTGCCCACCTGCTTCCCCGGACAAACGGAACTGTGGACGGGCTACTCCCTGTTGTATGTGGATGGCAATGACTATGCCCACAACCAGGATCTGGGCTCACCCGGCTCCTGTGTGCCGCGCTTCTCCACCCTGCCCGTGCTCTCCTGCGGCCAGAACAACATCTGCAACTATGCGTCGCGCAACGACAGGACCTTCTGGCTGTCCACCTCCGCGCCTATTCCGATGATGCCAGTGGAGAAGTACGAGATCAGCAAATACATCTCGCGCTGCGTGGTCTGCGAGGCGCCGGCCAATGTGATTGCCATGCACAGTCAGTCGCTGGAAATTCCCAACTGTCCCAACGGCTGGGAGGGTCTCTGGATCGGCTACAGTTTCCTCATG CACACGGCTGTGGCCAACGGAGGCGGCGGACAGGCGCTGCAATCTCCCGGCTCCTGCCTGGAGGACTTCCGCGCCACgcccttcatcgagtgcaatGGCGCCAAGGGCACGTGCCACTTCTATGAGACAATGACCAGCTTCTGGATGGTCACCCTGGAGTCCGGCGATAGCTTCCAGAAGCCCGAGCAGCAAACGATCAAGGCCGGCAACCTGCTGTCGCGCGTCTCCAGGTGCCAGGTGTGCATGAAGAACTCCTCGTAG